The following coding sequences lie in one Dunckerocampus dactyliophorus isolate RoL2022-P2 chromosome 4, RoL_Ddac_1.1, whole genome shotgun sequence genomic window:
- the naa35 gene encoding N-alpha-acetyltransferase 35, NatC auxiliary subunit isoform X1 encodes MESPVIFSSWASSICTLEVLGTLTVVMVMKSSVEEDDAGWGLGMPEKMKNNANWVDITHDFKSSCKELNLGELLHDKLFGLFEAMSAIEMMDPKMDAGMIGNQVNRKVLNFDQAIKEHAIKVRDLSLPELIGIIDTCFCCLITWLEGHSLAQTVFTCLYVHNPDLIEEPALKAFALGILKICDIAREKVNKAAVFEEEDFQAMTYGFRMANNVTDLRVTGMLKDVEDELQRKVKSTRSRQGEQRDPEVEREHQQYLALFNRIKFTRLLLTALIAFTKKETSSVAEAQKLVAQAADLLSAIHSSVQHGIQSQNDTTKGDHPIMMGFEPLVNQRLLPPTFPRYAKIIKREDMVAYFAKLIERIKTVCDVINTTNLHGILDFFCEFSEQSPCVLSRSLLQTTFLIDNKKVFGTHLMQDMIKDALRYFVSPPVLSYKCCLFNNHQAKDYVDSFVTHCSRPFCSLIQIHGHNRARQRDKLGHILEEFATLQDEAEKVDAALHSLLMKLEPQRQHLACLGTWILYHNLRIMIQYLLSGFELELYSMHEYYYIYWYLSEFLYAWLMSTLSRADASQMAEERILEEQLKVRSSKKTKKKKKVRPLSKEITMSQAYQNMCAGMYKTMVALDMDGKVRKPQFELDSEQVRYEHRFAPFSSVVTPPPVHYIQFKEMSDLKKYNPPPGSADLYLAASKHFQQAKLILENVPSPDPEVNRILKVAKPNIVVMKLLAGGHKKETRVLPEFDFTAHRYFPVVKII; translated from the exons TCGTCATGGTGATGAAATCATCAGTAGAGGAGGACGATGCCGGCTGGGGTCTGGGCATGCCAGAAAAGATGAAGAACAACGCCAACTGGGTGGATATTACACATGATTTCAAGAGCTCTTGCAAAG AATTGAACCTTGGAGAGCTGCTTCATGACAAGCT GTTCGGCTTGTTTGAGGCCATGTCGGCCATCGAAATGATGGACCCGAAGATGGATGCAGGAATGATTGGGAACCAAGTCAACAGGAAAGTGCTCAACTTTGACCAAGCTATCAAG GAACACGCCATCAAGGTGAGAGATCTTAGTCTTCCTGAACTCATCGGGATTATCGACACATGTTTCTGCTGTTTG atcaCATGGCTGGAGGGCCACTCCCTTGCGCAGACGGTGTTCACCTGCCTGTACGTCCATAACCCTGACCTGATCGAGGAGCCCGCCCTCAAAGCCTTCGCCTTGGGCATACTGAAGATTTGTGACATTGCACGTGAAAAAGTCAACAAGGCTGCTGTGTTTGAGGAG GAGGACTTTCAAGCCATGACCTATGGCTTTAGGATGGCCAACAATGTCACAGACCTGAGGGTGACAG GTATGCTGAAAGATGTGGAGGATGAGTTGCAGAGAAAAGTAAAG AGCACACGCAGTCGTCAGGGAGAACAACGAGACCCAGAGGTGGAGCGGGAG CACCAGCAATACTTGGCACTTTTTAATCGCATCAAGTTCACACGCCTTCTCCTGACTGCACTCATTGCCTTCACAAAGAAAGAG ACCAGCTCCGTGGCTGAGGCCCAGAAGCTTGTTGCCCAGGCAGCGGACCTTCTATCAGCCATTCATTCTAGTGTCCAGCATGGCATCCAATCACAGAACGACACCACCAAAGGAG ATCACCCCATCATGATGGGCTTTGAGCCCCTGGTCAACCAGCGACTGCTGCCACCCACCTTTCCTCGTTACGCCAAGATCATCAAGAGGGAGGACATGGTGGCTTACTTCGCCAAGCTCATCGAGCGCATCAAGaccgtctgtgatgtcatcaacaCCACCAACCTGCACGGCATTTTG GACTTCTTTTGTGAGTTCAGCGAGCAGTCTCCATGTGTGCTGTCCAGATCTCTGCTTCAG ACCACCTTCTTGATAGACAATAAGAAAGTGTTTGGCACACATTTGATGCAGGACATGATCAAAGACGCCCTCAGATACTTTGTCAGTCCACCCGTCCTTTCCTACAA GTGTTGCCTGTTCAACAACCACCAAGCCAAGGACTACGTGGACTCCTTTGTCACGCACTGTTCAAGG CCATTCTGCAGCCTCATCCAGATCCACGGACACAACCGAGCTCGGCAGAGAGATAAGCTGGGCCACATTCTCGAGGAGTTTGCCACGCTTCAGGATGAG GCGGAGAAGGTGGACGCGGCGCTGCACAGCTTGCTGATGAAGCTGGAACCTCAGCGGCAACATCTGGCTTGTCTGGGGACATGGATCCTCTACCACAACCTGAGGATCATGATCCAGTACCTGCTGAGCGGCTTTGAGCTGGAGCTGTACAGCATGCATGAGTACTACTACATCTACTG GTATCTGTCAGAGTTCCTCTACGCATGGCTGATGTCCACGCTGAGCAGAGCAGACGCTTCTCAGATGGCAGAGGAGAGGATCCTGGAGGAGCAGCTGAAAGTACGCAGCAGTAAGAAgaccaagaaaaagaagaaag TTCGTCCCCTCAGCAAAGAGATCACCATGAGTCAAGCCTACCAGAACATGTGTGCTGGCATGTACAAG ACCATGGTGGCGCTGGACATGGACGGCAAGGTGCGCAAGCCTCAGTTTGAGCTGGACAGCGAGCAGGTCCGCTACGAGCACCGCTTCGCCCCCTTCAGCAGCGTGGTCACGCCTCCTCCCGTTCACTACATACAGTTCAAG GAAATGTCCGACCTGAAGAAGTACAATCCTCCACCAGGCTCGGCTGACCTTTACCTGGCAGCCAGCAAACACTTCCAGCAGGCCAAACTCATCCTAGAAAACGTGCCCAGCCCCGACCCCGAG GTGAATCGTATACTGAAAGTGgccaaaccaaacattgtggTGATGAAGCTCCTGGCTGGAGGACACAAGAAAGAGACAagg GTACTGCCGGAGTTTGACTTCACGGCTCACAGGTATTTCCCTGTGGTCAAGATCATTTGA
- the naa35 gene encoding N-alpha-acetyltransferase 35, NatC auxiliary subunit isoform X3: MVMKSSVEEDDAGWGLGMPEKMKNNANWVDITHDFKSSCKELNLGELLHDKLFGLFEAMSAIEMMDPKMDAGMIGNQVNRKVLNFDQAIKEHAIKVRDLSLPELIGIIDTCFCCLITWLEGHSLAQTVFTCLYVHNPDLIEEPALKAFALGILKICDIAREKVNKAAVFEEEDFQAMTYGFRMANNVTDLRVTGMLKDVEDELQRKVKSTRSRQGEQRDPEVEREHQQYLALFNRIKFTRLLLTALIAFTKKETSSVAEAQKLVAQAADLLSAIHSSVQHGIQSQNDTTKGDHPIMMGFEPLVNQRLLPPTFPRYAKIIKREDMVAYFAKLIERIKTVCDVINTTNLHGILDFFCEFSEQSPCVLSRSLLQTTFLIDNKKVFGTHLMQDMIKDALRYFVSPPVLSYKCCLFNNHQAKDYVDSFVTHCSRPFCSLIQIHGHNRARQRDKLGHILEEFATLQDEAEKVDAALHSLLMKLEPQRQHLACLGTWILYHNLRIMIQYLLSGFELELYSMHEYYYIYWYLSEFLYAWLMSTLSRADASQMAEERILEEQLKVRSSKKTKKKKKVRPLSKEITMSQAYQNMCAGMYKTMVALDMDGKVRKPQFELDSEQVRYEHRFAPFSSVVTPPPVHYIQFKEMSDLKKYNPPPGSADLYLAASKHFQQAKLILENVPSPDPEVNRILKVAKPNIVVMKLLAGGHKKETRVLPEFDFTAHRYFPVVKII, from the exons ATGGTGATGAAATCATCAGTAGAGGAGGACGATGCCGGCTGGGGTCTGGGCATGCCAGAAAAGATGAAGAACAACGCCAACTGGGTGGATATTACACATGATTTCAAGAGCTCTTGCAAAG AATTGAACCTTGGAGAGCTGCTTCATGACAAGCT GTTCGGCTTGTTTGAGGCCATGTCGGCCATCGAAATGATGGACCCGAAGATGGATGCAGGAATGATTGGGAACCAAGTCAACAGGAAAGTGCTCAACTTTGACCAAGCTATCAAG GAACACGCCATCAAGGTGAGAGATCTTAGTCTTCCTGAACTCATCGGGATTATCGACACATGTTTCTGCTGTTTG atcaCATGGCTGGAGGGCCACTCCCTTGCGCAGACGGTGTTCACCTGCCTGTACGTCCATAACCCTGACCTGATCGAGGAGCCCGCCCTCAAAGCCTTCGCCTTGGGCATACTGAAGATTTGTGACATTGCACGTGAAAAAGTCAACAAGGCTGCTGTGTTTGAGGAG GAGGACTTTCAAGCCATGACCTATGGCTTTAGGATGGCCAACAATGTCACAGACCTGAGGGTGACAG GTATGCTGAAAGATGTGGAGGATGAGTTGCAGAGAAAAGTAAAG AGCACACGCAGTCGTCAGGGAGAACAACGAGACCCAGAGGTGGAGCGGGAG CACCAGCAATACTTGGCACTTTTTAATCGCATCAAGTTCACACGCCTTCTCCTGACTGCACTCATTGCCTTCACAAAGAAAGAG ACCAGCTCCGTGGCTGAGGCCCAGAAGCTTGTTGCCCAGGCAGCGGACCTTCTATCAGCCATTCATTCTAGTGTCCAGCATGGCATCCAATCACAGAACGACACCACCAAAGGAG ATCACCCCATCATGATGGGCTTTGAGCCCCTGGTCAACCAGCGACTGCTGCCACCCACCTTTCCTCGTTACGCCAAGATCATCAAGAGGGAGGACATGGTGGCTTACTTCGCCAAGCTCATCGAGCGCATCAAGaccgtctgtgatgtcatcaacaCCACCAACCTGCACGGCATTTTG GACTTCTTTTGTGAGTTCAGCGAGCAGTCTCCATGTGTGCTGTCCAGATCTCTGCTTCAG ACCACCTTCTTGATAGACAATAAGAAAGTGTTTGGCACACATTTGATGCAGGACATGATCAAAGACGCCCTCAGATACTTTGTCAGTCCACCCGTCCTTTCCTACAA GTGTTGCCTGTTCAACAACCACCAAGCCAAGGACTACGTGGACTCCTTTGTCACGCACTGTTCAAGG CCATTCTGCAGCCTCATCCAGATCCACGGACACAACCGAGCTCGGCAGAGAGATAAGCTGGGCCACATTCTCGAGGAGTTTGCCACGCTTCAGGATGAG GCGGAGAAGGTGGACGCGGCGCTGCACAGCTTGCTGATGAAGCTGGAACCTCAGCGGCAACATCTGGCTTGTCTGGGGACATGGATCCTCTACCACAACCTGAGGATCATGATCCAGTACCTGCTGAGCGGCTTTGAGCTGGAGCTGTACAGCATGCATGAGTACTACTACATCTACTG GTATCTGTCAGAGTTCCTCTACGCATGGCTGATGTCCACGCTGAGCAGAGCAGACGCTTCTCAGATGGCAGAGGAGAGGATCCTGGAGGAGCAGCTGAAAGTACGCAGCAGTAAGAAgaccaagaaaaagaagaaag TTCGTCCCCTCAGCAAAGAGATCACCATGAGTCAAGCCTACCAGAACATGTGTGCTGGCATGTACAAG ACCATGGTGGCGCTGGACATGGACGGCAAGGTGCGCAAGCCTCAGTTTGAGCTGGACAGCGAGCAGGTCCGCTACGAGCACCGCTTCGCCCCCTTCAGCAGCGTGGTCACGCCTCCTCCCGTTCACTACATACAGTTCAAG GAAATGTCCGACCTGAAGAAGTACAATCCTCCACCAGGCTCGGCTGACCTTTACCTGGCAGCCAGCAAACACTTCCAGCAGGCCAAACTCATCCTAGAAAACGTGCCCAGCCCCGACCCCGAG GTGAATCGTATACTGAAAGTGgccaaaccaaacattgtggTGATGAAGCTCCTGGCTGGAGGACACAAGAAAGAGACAagg GTACTGCCGGAGTTTGACTTCACGGCTCACAGGTATTTCCCTGTGGTCAAGATCATTTGA
- the naa35 gene encoding N-alpha-acetyltransferase 35, NatC auxiliary subunit isoform X2: MESPVIFSSWASSICTLEVLGTLTVVMVMKSSVEEDDAGWGLGMPEKMKNNANWVDITHDFKSSCKELNLGELLHDKLFGLFEAMSAIEMMDPKMDAGMIGNQVNRKVLNFDQAIKEHAIKVRDLSLPELIGIIDTCFCCLITWLEGHSLAQTVFTCLYVHNPDLIEEPALKAFALGILKICDIAREKVNKAAVFEEEDFQAMTYGFRMANNVTDLRVTGMLKDVEDELQRKVKSTRSRQGEQRDPEVEREHQQYLALFNRIKFTRLLLTALIAFTKKETSSVAEAQKLVAQAADLLSAIHSSVQHGIQSQNDTTKGDHPIMMGFEPLVNQRLLPPTFPRYAKIIKREDMVAYFAKLIERIKTVCDVINTTNLHGILDFFCEFSEQSPCVLSRSLLQTTFLIDNKKVFGTHLMQDMIKDALRYFVSPPVLSYKCCLFNNHQAKDYVDSFVTHCSRPFCSLIQIHGHNRARQRDKLGHILEEFATLQDEAEKVDAALHSLLMKLEPQRQHLACLGTWILYHNLRIMIQYLLSGFELELYSMHEYYYIYWYLSEFLYAWLMSTLSRADASQMAEERILEEQLKVRSSKKTKKKKKVRPLSKEITMSQAYQNMCAGMYKTMVALDMDGKVRKPQFELDSEQVRYEHRFAPFSSVVTPPPVHYIQFKEMSDLKKYNPPPGSADLYLAASKHFQQAKLILENVPSPDPEVNRILKVAKPNIVVMKLLAGGHKKETRRLNHTSALPGTAGV; the protein is encoded by the exons TCGTCATGGTGATGAAATCATCAGTAGAGGAGGACGATGCCGGCTGGGGTCTGGGCATGCCAGAAAAGATGAAGAACAACGCCAACTGGGTGGATATTACACATGATTTCAAGAGCTCTTGCAAAG AATTGAACCTTGGAGAGCTGCTTCATGACAAGCT GTTCGGCTTGTTTGAGGCCATGTCGGCCATCGAAATGATGGACCCGAAGATGGATGCAGGAATGATTGGGAACCAAGTCAACAGGAAAGTGCTCAACTTTGACCAAGCTATCAAG GAACACGCCATCAAGGTGAGAGATCTTAGTCTTCCTGAACTCATCGGGATTATCGACACATGTTTCTGCTGTTTG atcaCATGGCTGGAGGGCCACTCCCTTGCGCAGACGGTGTTCACCTGCCTGTACGTCCATAACCCTGACCTGATCGAGGAGCCCGCCCTCAAAGCCTTCGCCTTGGGCATACTGAAGATTTGTGACATTGCACGTGAAAAAGTCAACAAGGCTGCTGTGTTTGAGGAG GAGGACTTTCAAGCCATGACCTATGGCTTTAGGATGGCCAACAATGTCACAGACCTGAGGGTGACAG GTATGCTGAAAGATGTGGAGGATGAGTTGCAGAGAAAAGTAAAG AGCACACGCAGTCGTCAGGGAGAACAACGAGACCCAGAGGTGGAGCGGGAG CACCAGCAATACTTGGCACTTTTTAATCGCATCAAGTTCACACGCCTTCTCCTGACTGCACTCATTGCCTTCACAAAGAAAGAG ACCAGCTCCGTGGCTGAGGCCCAGAAGCTTGTTGCCCAGGCAGCGGACCTTCTATCAGCCATTCATTCTAGTGTCCAGCATGGCATCCAATCACAGAACGACACCACCAAAGGAG ATCACCCCATCATGATGGGCTTTGAGCCCCTGGTCAACCAGCGACTGCTGCCACCCACCTTTCCTCGTTACGCCAAGATCATCAAGAGGGAGGACATGGTGGCTTACTTCGCCAAGCTCATCGAGCGCATCAAGaccgtctgtgatgtcatcaacaCCACCAACCTGCACGGCATTTTG GACTTCTTTTGTGAGTTCAGCGAGCAGTCTCCATGTGTGCTGTCCAGATCTCTGCTTCAG ACCACCTTCTTGATAGACAATAAGAAAGTGTTTGGCACACATTTGATGCAGGACATGATCAAAGACGCCCTCAGATACTTTGTCAGTCCACCCGTCCTTTCCTACAA GTGTTGCCTGTTCAACAACCACCAAGCCAAGGACTACGTGGACTCCTTTGTCACGCACTGTTCAAGG CCATTCTGCAGCCTCATCCAGATCCACGGACACAACCGAGCTCGGCAGAGAGATAAGCTGGGCCACATTCTCGAGGAGTTTGCCACGCTTCAGGATGAG GCGGAGAAGGTGGACGCGGCGCTGCACAGCTTGCTGATGAAGCTGGAACCTCAGCGGCAACATCTGGCTTGTCTGGGGACATGGATCCTCTACCACAACCTGAGGATCATGATCCAGTACCTGCTGAGCGGCTTTGAGCTGGAGCTGTACAGCATGCATGAGTACTACTACATCTACTG GTATCTGTCAGAGTTCCTCTACGCATGGCTGATGTCCACGCTGAGCAGAGCAGACGCTTCTCAGATGGCAGAGGAGAGGATCCTGGAGGAGCAGCTGAAAGTACGCAGCAGTAAGAAgaccaagaaaaagaagaaag TTCGTCCCCTCAGCAAAGAGATCACCATGAGTCAAGCCTACCAGAACATGTGTGCTGGCATGTACAAG ACCATGGTGGCGCTGGACATGGACGGCAAGGTGCGCAAGCCTCAGTTTGAGCTGGACAGCGAGCAGGTCCGCTACGAGCACCGCTTCGCCCCCTTCAGCAGCGTGGTCACGCCTCCTCCCGTTCACTACATACAGTTCAAG GAAATGTCCGACCTGAAGAAGTACAATCCTCCACCAGGCTCGGCTGACCTTTACCTGGCAGCCAGCAAACACTTCCAGCAGGCCAAACTCATCCTAGAAAACGTGCCCAGCCCCGACCCCGAG GTGAATCGTATACTGAAAGTGgccaaaccaaacattgtggTGATGAAGCTCCTGGCTGGAGGACACAAGAAAGAGACAagg CGACTGAATCATACGTCTGCACTACCAGGTACTGCCGGAGTTTGA